The Triticum urartu cultivar G1812 chromosome 6, Tu2.1, whole genome shotgun sequence genome includes the window TAGACGGGGGCGCCGGAGCCGACGCGCTGGGCGTAGCGGCCCTTCTTGAGGTAGCGCCCGATGCGGCCGACGGGGAACTGGAGCCCGGCCTTCACGGACCTGGTCACGGCCTTCTTCCTGTCGCCTCCCTTCCTTCCGGCCATCTTGCTTGCTACTTCTCCGGCGACGAGGGCTCTCGAGGTGTGGTGTTGGCGGCGGCGGTGCTGGATCGGAATGCTCTGAGCTTGTGGGTTGAGAGGCCGGCGGGGGCGCGGCTTTTATTGGAGGCAGGAGCGTCGCGGGAGGGGGGATCGATCCGCGTGACGGGGTGTGCGCACCGTTGGATCTGAGGGGAGCGGACGGTGGGGATTGGTCTGGGGGTGGCGATCCGTGTGAAGATGCGCTCGGCCAATCAGAACGCAGGGATCTGGATCACGCAGCACACTTCGCTGTGATCAGTTCTAAGAAACAAAAAGGGGTTTTGTTTTAACACTTGAACATGTGTTTTCATTGTTCCCACCCATATTTTGGGTACAATTGCATTTTCCGCGTAGAGGAGTTTGCTCATTGTAGCTAATCCTAGTTTAGTTTTGGTAATTGAGTGGGTTAATCATGTAGTATTAGCATGCTTTCTTTAGAATAAAGGGGTCGATCAGTTGTATATATCCTAGTGAGCTCATTCATTCTTTCATTGATCAACACCGACGTGGTGGCGCCTGAGGGTGCCGCTGGACCTTCCTGGAGGGCGTCAGGTGCTATCTGTCATTTCTCCTCGTCGCGTACCGAGGGAAACCCTTGGTCGTAGCGTTGTCATCGTCGTgtcccttcttggaggtgttAATTAGTACCAGTGCTTCGGAGTATAGGAGCTTAGTGAGAGTTCTCTGGTGGGCGCAACGGTTGCGAGACTTCTTCGGTTTTTTTGACCCGTCGTTGTAGGCATTTGTTCCTTTTGTAGTTTCTCTTTCATTTGTTTTGGCGTGACTATGCTACTTCTGCCCCATCATCTATAGTTGGTTGTACCGGATGTTTGCTATATTAATATAGCGGGacgcaagcttgtctggttgaaGTTGACTATGTAGTCATAAGCTTACTGCAATGATCACTAGATAAGACATCGATAGAAGCAGGTGCGACAAAATTGGAGCTGCCTGCCGAGAAATCTGTGTCTGTTCGAATATActtcctctgttcctaaatatctgtctttctagatatttcaacaattgactacatacgaagcaaaatgagtgaatctacactctaaaatactcctatgtctatatacatccgtatgtggtagtacATTTGAAATTtttagaaagacttatatttaaaaacGGAGGAAGTACATAGTAGGCTTTGCTCATGTTTGATTCCACACTTCGCATGTCATCGTTTTACTTGTCGATCATATAAACTTGAGGATATAACAGTGCGTAGGTAAAAATCATGGTCATTCCTTCAAAAAAAGAAGGAATGTCCATACTGTTTCACAGGGATTATACTTTTTTTTGAGAAAAGTTTCACAGAGATTATACCATAGGCCTCTTTTGTATGAGCCTCTATTGTCGGCCCAAATAGAGCATCCAAGTTATAAGCCTACCTCGCAATTTTTTTCTTTCTAGCCTCATTCTCTCCCATGGCCCTCGCGTGTGCATCTCATCATGTGCGCCGCCTCCTCGTCCACCCCGGGGCcggagctccggcgaggtccTTCTGCGCGCAGCCCTACCAAGGTACGCTTATGTTCCTCTCGATCCTTTCTCCCTGTTCGTTGTGACGAGCGCGGCTGAATTCCTGCGCGCAGCCAAGGTAGGCGTGGTGGGGTTCCTGAACGGGGTCGGCAAGGGGGTGGAGACGCACGCGGCGAAGCTGGAGGAGGCCGTCGACGGCGAACCCCAGAGTGTGCCCGAGACCCGCCCGCTACGGCGCAAGAAGTTCGGTGGCCCCTGCAAGCTTGTGTGTGTTCTCCCTGTTTCGGTGTTTCCTCCACACATTCCTTTGGTTTAATTTTGCAGAAGGCTTGATATGGTTGCTGGATATGATCGTGTTTCTTCGGGCATCTCGTCGTGTAATTGTAGAGTTTGTTAATGTTTTATTTTCCAACATTGTTATGCTTTGGATAAGAGCAATTGGGTTAGTTTGGTACTAGATGGTTCCTGTGTATATATGATGCCTGATACATAACTCTCTGATTAGTTTTGCACATGAACCACATCATTTTGCTATTAGTTATTCTGTTAAGCTACACATTGTGTGATTTCTGATGCACTGAACTGGCTTCAATACATTTGAAAGAACTAAGATTAAGAAGTAATAGGAAAACAGGTAGTTTGTAAATGCGTAGTTAAAATTTAACAAGTTCTTATATCACAAACATTTGTCGGATGTTTCAATTGCTAGTAAAATACCGTGAGCAGTTTTCTAAATAATAGCAGCTAGACAGGCATATGTACACACTAACGGCATTTCAGATATTCCAGGTTAATAACCCATGCATATTTGTAAAGATGGTTTGCAGCTTGCTACGCACTAATTGCCATTGTTAACATTTACTGTGAGATCACATGGTAGAATCCTAACTAGCTATGTTTCCTCTGTTTAATTTCAATAGTTTTCACATGTGGTTAATTTATGATGTAGAGAAAGTTGATTTTGAGCTTTCCTCACAAGTACCGTCTTGGTCTTTCGAAGCACCCAGCAGAAGGCAGGAAAGTGCAATGAAGTTGGCGTGTCCACTTTGAAAACCATGTGCTGTTATTGGGATGAAGCATGTTGTCTGATGTCTGTGCTGCAATTTTGATGTCACAATCAGAATGTTGTCTGATAACCCAACCAATAAGTGGCGCTCTTGATCTTGTAGTATTAATCCTAATTAGATTTGGGATTCTGAAATTTGTCTACAGTTTTTCTCTGTTACAGAAAGCATCATGAGACTATTATTCTAAAGTGATTCGGCTCACACACTTTGCTAATCATATGTTAATTGGCTTAATGATTATACAGAAAATCCAACTAGCACATGTGTTAATTTGTCTCCTTTTTTTCCTATAGAGAGAGGAGATGCATGCATGCTGATTAACTCTTGTGCGTAGGCTGATTAACCATGTGCCAAATTACAGTTGACACTGTATTTGTGTCTTTCTAACAAGAAAATTCGTCGATCAGCTAGAGTGCGCTATTCCTCAATGGAAGTGCTACATTGTACTCCCTCAGTATCAAAATACAAGACGTTTTTTGATACTAAGGGAGTATaaaaaatgtcttatattttgATACTGAGGGAGTAGTTATGAAAAATAATGAGCAGTTGAAAAATTGGATGGCTGATCGTACAATTAAGTAGTACGTCCGAGGAAACATCAAAAAGATTGTAACTCACGTATGTCAACATGGCTACCAGCAAAACAAAATTTCAAGACATATCTTCCTGGTAAAATGACCTCGTTAACCAGACAATGTTAAGTACCACAATTTTACAGATTGACTTCCTATGTGTTTTCTTGCTGAAACTTCTCCGAAGTATTTTCTAGAATGGAAAATCTCTACAGATTTTGCAAGATTCCTGAATACTGAAGACCCATTTAGCAAAAGAATTAACCAAAATTAGAATATAATCTTCTCCTGTCTTTGTGGAAGACAAGAACTAAAAGAACAGAAGAAGCAAAGCGAAAATGTAGgattcttttttttttgaaacaatgCAAACATGTGCCAGAATGCGTGAGCGAAACAACTACTGTATAGTAAAAGCAGATCAATAGGCTGGACAGATGAGACGAGTTGGCAGCCCAGGATCAGGTGCGGAATCATGTATTGCCTTGCTTCAATCTTTGAACAATGGGCTACTACCGTTGTAATGCCCCTGAGACGACACATGAATGTACCATCGGGCTCACTTGTCACTTCTAACCTAATCTAGCTAACACCATCTCTAATACAGGTTGCACGTTGCCATTGCTGATACGTTAGTCACACAATGGCAATCAGTGTGCAGATGTTGCATCATGGCTATGGTCCTTCATCACCATTGGTGATTGGAAAGCATGTTAGAGAGCTGAAGAAAGGTTGTGTACAATGGCCTATAAGTTCATCGTCCTGAGACCTGCCATTCCTAAACTGTAAGGAAGTTACATGAACGTACCATCTGGCTCACTTGTCACTTCTCCCATAATCTAGCTAACTAACGCTTTGCTCTGCCATCTATAATACAAGTTTTATTATTCCTATTAAAGACTAAATTTGACACACAAGGTAGAGGCTTGTCACTGCTGATATGTTTTCACACAATGGCAGTCACGGTGCAGATGTTGCATCATGACTATGGTCCATCGTCACCATTGGTGATTAGAAAGCATGTTAGAGAATTAAAGAACGGTCATGTATAATGGCATATGGGTTCATCATCCCGAGACCTGCCATTCCTAAACTGTAAGAAAGTTGCATTGGTTTCTCCTTTTAGCACCTTGCATTTGATTTGGCTCCTACCTAGGTAATCACAACTACGCGTAGGTGATTTTATAGACGGTGGATCCCGCCTTTGCTCTAGATGTACATGATTGGGACCAATCTTAACCAAGGCCAGTATAGACTGTAGAGCTATAAAATTCTCATGTACTGCCCACACTAAATTTAGACCTACCTCTTCATTTTGATTAATGAGCTACATTCGGGCGTCAATTGGAATAATTGTTTACAGAGTGCATGACAACAAGCCACCGTGGTTTTGCTTTTGTAACCACTAGATTCATTAGCGCATCCCACATCTGCAATGGCAGAATCCGTCCTTGACTATTTGCCCCCTTCACATCGTCTAGAATAGACAGTAAAATACCAGTAGCTCCAATGTGGTCTTCAGATTTAACCTGAATG containing:
- the LOC125516276 gene encoding uncharacterized protein LOC125516276 codes for the protein MALACASHHVRRLLVHPGAGAPARSFCAQPYQAKVGVVGFLNGVGKGVETHAAKLEEAVDGEPQSVPETRPLRRKKFGGPCKLRKLILSFPHKYRLGLSKHPAEGRKVQ